A genomic segment from Pseudosulfitobacter sp. DSM 107133 encodes:
- a CDS encoding DUF2254 domain-containing protein gives MFGSRAYVLKIAQDVRSSYWFIPSTLVFAALLLSELTQFIDHNPDVLPLALPDDFLDTQVDGARQTLAVIAQSIIGVTGVMFSITMVAVSFASGNFGPRLIGNFMRDRGNQVSLGILISSFVYALMILRAVQSSGADGLESFVPQYSMLVALLLTLLSVSTLIYFLHHIPETINVSNISAALGRRLAGGIERIIDNHADRTAEPVEVPAKDATATELSLGQAGYIQQLDLAGLCTLAEENDWVIDVAVEIGSFVSVHETVLTIHSASAPTAEQCDKLCSSFAVGEEQTEAQDITFMIDQLVEMAARALSPGVNDPFTAINCLNWLRNGISVALQHKGGLNPVSRPRVQYRSLTLKHLLDISFRAAAPYCMADKMARDHWMFCLRSLLDAATGDHKKTVAALLKDFSGD, from the coding sequence ATGTTCGGATCGCGCGCCTATGTTCTGAAAATCGCACAGGACGTGCGGTCGAGCTATTGGTTCATTCCCTCGACGCTTGTGTTTGCAGCGCTGCTGTTGTCCGAGCTGACCCAGTTTATCGACCATAATCCCGATGTTCTGCCGCTGGCCCTGCCGGATGATTTTCTGGATACGCAGGTTGACGGCGCGCGCCAGACTTTGGCGGTAATCGCGCAGTCGATCATCGGTGTGACCGGCGTCATGTTTTCGATCACAATGGTGGCCGTGTCTTTTGCGTCGGGCAATTTCGGGCCGCGTCTGATTGGCAATTTCATGCGCGACCGGGGCAATCAGGTCAGCCTTGGCATTCTGATTTCGTCTTTTGTCTATGCGTTGATGATCTTGCGTGCCGTGCAAAGTTCCGGCGCGGACGGGCTGGAGTCCTTTGTTCCGCAATATTCGATGCTGGTGGCCTTGTTGCTGACGCTGCTGTCGGTGTCGACACTGATCTATTTCCTGCACCACATTCCCGAAACCATCAACGTGTCGAACATCTCTGCCGCTTTGGGTCGCAGGCTTGCAGGCGGAATCGAACGGATCATTGACAACCATGCAGACCGAACAGCGGAACCAGTCGAAGTCCCCGCCAAAGACGCGACGGCGACCGAGTTGAGCCTTGGGCAGGCGGGCTATATCCAGCAGCTTGATCTGGCGGGCCTGTGCACTCTGGCCGAGGAAAACGATTGGGTTATAGATGTCGCCGTTGAAATCGGCAGTTTTGTCAGCGTCCACGAGACTGTTCTGACGATCCATTCAGCCAGCGCCCCCACTGCCGAGCAATGTGACAAGCTGTGTTCCAGCTTTGCGGTTGGTGAAGAGCAGACCGAGGCGCAGGACATCACGTTTATGATCGACCAGCTGGTTGAAATGGCCGCGCGCGCCTTGTCACCGGGGGTGAATGATCCGTTTACCGCAATCAATTGCCTGAACTGGCTGCGCAATGGCATCAGCGTTGCGTTGCAGCACAAGGGTGGCCTGAACCCCGTGTCGCGCCCGCGCGTACAGTACCGCAGCCTGACGCTGAAGCATTTGCTGGACATCAGTTTCCGCGCGGCGGCGCCCTATTGCATGGCGGATAAAATGGCGCGCGACCACTGGATGTTCTGCCTGCGCAGCCTGCTGGATGCGGCCACGGGCGATCATAAAAAGACCGTTGCCGCGCTGCTCAAGGATTTTTCAGGGGACTGA
- a CDS encoding fumarylacetoacetate hydrolase family protein gives MSFVFPPAPQAALAVAGRTDRFPVRRVFCVGRNYAAHAREFGNDPDRDPPFFFTKPADAVVDTPCTVPYPPLTEDLHFEIELVIAIGKGGANIAVADVPNHIWGASVGIDLTRRDLQNEAKKMSRPWDWSKAFDQSAPIAPIVPMADVPSLTQGRIWLAVNGEIKQDADIADLIWPVADHIATLSQAMTLAPGDIVMTGTPAGVGAVTPGDVITGGVDGIGELQVTIGEPA, from the coding sequence ATGAGCTTTGTCTTCCCGCCCGCCCCTCAGGCCGCTTTGGCTGTTGCAGGCCGCACCGACCGCTTTCCGGTGCGCCGTGTTTTCTGTGTGGGGCGCAACTATGCCGCCCACGCCCGCGAATTTGGCAATGATCCCGACCGCGATCCGCCGTTCTTTTTCACCAAACCTGCGGATGCGGTGGTGGATACACCCTGCACGGTGCCCTATCCGCCGCTGACCGAGGACCTGCACTTCGAGATCGAGCTGGTCATTGCCATCGGAAAAGGTGGCGCCAACATCGCGGTTGCCGACGTGCCAAACCACATCTGGGGGGCGTCTGTTGGCATTGACCTGACCCGCCGCGATTTGCAGAACGAGGCCAAAAAGATGAGCCGTCCGTGGGACTGGAGCAAGGCCTTTGACCAGTCCGCGCCGATTGCCCCCATTGTGCCGATGGCCGATGTCCCCAGCCTGACCCAAGGGCGTATCTGGCTGGCCGTGAACGGCGAGATCAAGCAGGACGCAGACATTGCCGACCTGATCTGGCCTGTAGCCGACCATATCGCCACGCTGAGCCAGGCGATGACACTGGCCCCCGGCGACATCGTCATGACAGGCACCCCGGCCGGCGTGGGGGCGGTTACGCCCGGCGACGTGATAACAGGTGGCGTTGATGGCATTGGCGAATTGCAAGTAACCATTGGAGAACCCGCATGA
- the maiA gene encoding maleylacetoacetate isomerase, producing MTLVLHNYFRSSTSTRVRAALNLKGLDYDYVSYALLKDEQRGAAHLALNPQGLVPTLVTDDGALPQSLAIIEWLDEVHPQPPLLPADAWGRARVRSLAHIIALDVHPVNNLRILKHLETEYGVDAEGKAAWFRKWAQAGMESLEARLSSEPETGTFCHGDTPGLADLCLFAQVLNNSRFGVEMGAYPTITRIHDACMALPAFERAAPANQPDAV from the coding sequence ATGACCCTTGTTCTGCACAACTATTTTCGCTCGTCCACCTCGACACGGGTGCGGGCGGCACTGAACCTCAAGGGGCTGGACTATGACTATGTGTCCTATGCGCTGCTCAAGGACGAACAGCGCGGGGCGGCGCATCTGGCGCTGAACCCGCAAGGGCTGGTGCCGACATTGGTGACGGATGACGGTGCGCTGCCGCAGTCGCTGGCGATCATCGAGTGGCTGGACGAGGTCCACCCGCAGCCGCCATTGCTGCCCGCCGATGCATGGGGCCGTGCGCGGGTGCGCAGTCTTGCACATATTATCGCGTTAGATGTACATCCTGTGAACAACCTGCGCATTCTCAAGCATCTTGAAACCGAATACGGCGTTGATGCCGAAGGCAAGGCGGCGTGGTTCCGCAAGTGGGCGCAGGCGGGTATGGAAAGTCTCGAGGCGCGTTTGTCGTCCGAGCCCGAGACCGGCACGTTTTGTCATGGTGATACTCCCGGTCTGGCCGATCTGTGCCTGTTCGCGCAGGTGCTGAACAATTCCCGCTTTGGCGTGGAAATGGGCGCTTATCCCACCATCACACGCATTCACGACGCCTGCATGGCGCTGCCCGCATTCGAACGTGCGGCCCCGGCCAATCAGCCGGACGCCGTATGA
- a CDS encoding c-type cytochrome has product MKPMFRVLAILALATPAYADSHAMGDADAGAKTFKKCKSCHMIANGDEVIEKGGRTGPNLYGVIGRQAGTAEGYKYQKDIVAAGEAGLVWSEESLAEYVVDPREFLRGFLDDSKAKSGMTYKLKKGGADVAAYLARVGPEVAPADAETAPADNDS; this is encoded by the coding sequence ATGAAACCCATGTTCCGTGTTCTCGCCATCCTTGCCCTTGCCACGCCTGCCTATGCAGACAGTCACGCCATGGGCGATGCGGATGCGGGGGCCAAAACCTTCAAGAAATGCAAAAGCTGTCACATGATCGCAAACGGCGATGAGGTGATTGAAAAGGGCGGGCGCACCGGCCCGAACCTGTATGGTGTGATCGGTCGTCAGGCCGGCACCGCCGAGGGCTATAAGTATCAGAAAGACATCGTTGCTGCGGGCGAGGCCGGTCTGGTCTGGTCAGAAGAGTCGCTGGCGGAATATGTCGTTGATCCGCGTGAATTCCTGCGCGGGTTTCTGGACGATTCCAAGGCCAAGTCAGGCATGACATACAAGCTGAAGAAAGGCGGCGCAGATGTTGCAGCCTATCTTGCACGCGTCGGCCCCGAGGTTGCTCCAGCCGATGCCGAAACGGCGCCTGCCGACAACGACAGCTAA